CCGGGGCGCCTACGGCACGCTCTACCGAGTGGAGCGGGTGGGGCAGGAGGCAGCTGGCTCGTTTGCGCTCAAGCTGGCCACCCATCCTCGGGATGAGCGCTTCGAACGCGAGGCCTGGCTGCTGTCGCGCATCCAGAGCCCCCATGTGCCCCGGTTCCTGGGGCAGGGTGTGTGGGAGCACGCCTGTGGAGCCTTCCCGTACGTGGTGATGGACTGGGTGGAGGGAGAGACGCTGTACGAGTGGGCCGAGAGGCGCAACCCGACGTGGCGCCAGGCGGCGAGGCTGCTGGCGCAGGTGGCACGGGCGCTGGAGGCCACGCATGCGGTGGGAGGACTGCACCGGGATGTAAAGGGTGAAAACGTGCTGGTGAGGCCCGCGGATGGGCGGGCCTTTCTGACAGACTTCGGTGCGGGGCACTACCGAGGTGCGGCCACGCTCACAACGAAGTTGCTGCCTCCGGGCACGCCCGCCTACCGCAGCCCCGAGGCGCGGGGCTTTCTGCGCGTGTTCCTGCGCCACCCGACGGCGCACTATCCGGCGAGCGCGTGTGATGACTTGTTCGCGCTGGGAGTCATGGCCTACCGACTGGTGACGGACGAGTACCCGCCGTCCACACGCCCCGAGGAGAGCGGCTCCGAGGTGTGGAGTGCGAACGGGCCGGGACCGCGCCCACCGCGCGAGCTCAACCCGCGAGTGCCCCTTGAGCTGGATGCGGTCATCCAGCGACTGCTTGCCATCGCCCCGGAGGAGCGTTTTGGAGGCAGGGCGAGGGATGCCGCCGAGGCGCTGGAGCAGGTGGCGGAGAGTGCGGAGGCTGAGGCGGAGGGCCCGTTGTTCTTCTGGGGGGATGAGCAACGCCCGCGCCTGCGTGCTCCCGGGAGTGTGCGGCGGGCTGAGCTGCAGGACGCCTCTGCGAGGGAGAGAGCGCTGCGCGGAGCGGGTGCGCGGAGTGAAGCGGAGGCCCACCGGGAGCAGGCTGCGCCGCAGCGCTGGGAACCGGTATGGGGAGTGGAGATGGCGGTGGCTCTGCTGGGACTATTGCTCGCGGCGCTATCCGTGGCGTTGCTGTACCGTGGGCAGGGACTGGCCGGGATGGCTTCAGCGATAGTGTCACCGAAGGGAGAGCGCGTGGCGGTAGGCGATAGCATCACTCCCTCTGCGACGCTCGCCCCCATGCGCAGTCACGAACTGCCATCGGCGATCGGGCTGGCGCTGCCCGAGAAGCCCTTTCCCGGTCAGCGTACGCCTCCGTGCACCCGGTATGGCGAGGTGGAGATCCGTGGCGGTTGCTGGTACCGCCTGGGTGATGCCCCAGCGCCGTGCAAGGAGGACGCGTACGACTGGAGGGGAGCCTGTTACCTGCCGTCGTATCCACCTCGGCGCCCGTCTGCGTCCGGGACTCCGTGATGCTTCGTCGCAAGGGCGTACAGGGGCATGAACCCCTGGGCGATAGGCCCTAAAACCGCAGAAGCACACTCCTTTCGTCGTTCCTTAAGAGGTCCTAACAAAAGTCAGGTTTGAGGGTTCCGTCCCCTCGGGAGAGGGCTCCAGTCCTTACTTTTGTTAGGCGCTCTAAACTAAACTGGGTACTTCGGGTCCTCGGAGAAGCCCCTGGCAGTCCCGCCTGCTTCCCAGCGCTCCCTCCACTCTTGGAGACGTCGTTGACGGCGTCAGGAGAGCACTGTAGCTGTAGCCAAGGCATGGGTTCCTCCTATCGCGGGGGTGTGGTTCTCATCCTGAGCACGCTCCGAGGAACCGCCAGGGGTCGGCATGGGCGACCTTTGAAAATTCAGCTACTTGCGAGCCTGCGTAGCCTCTGCGGAGGTTCTGCTCAGGATGAGATCCACACCCTATCGCGGGCATGATGGCTCCATGGCGCGATGCAGGTTACTCGGATCTTGACTTGGGAGATAGGTGGCCTTGCCTGGGATACGAATCTTTGTACTGCTCATCAATAGCTGCCCAGCTGGCCGCGCCGGATGCGAGTCTATTAGCGAATACACTGAGGTCAGGCTTTACTCGCCGATCTCTTTGGCATTCCGTTGATGTAGACGATCTCGGATGAGGGTTGCTTCTCCTGTATTGCGCGCGCGCGAATGTTGTCGAGCGTTTCGATCTTCTTACCCTCGTCGCCCACCTCTAGCACGACGTACGTTGCTGAAAGCGTCTTTTCGCCTTTCTTGTACAATTCGAGTTGCTTGGTGTAGCCCTGCACGAGTTTCACATTAGAAGAAAGTTTGATTTCAACAAGGTGCCGTAGGGTGCTGCCTTTTGAGAACTTGAAGTCCACGGCACCTTGACCGGTCTCGGTCTCAGGATTGATGTCTAGATCGTTGGCTTCGCAGTAGGCGAGGGCGATGGCGAAGAACATCCGCTGAGCAGCCTTCTCTGGACGCCGCTTCCTATGGTGCCAGAGTTCGCGCCAGAGATCACGGTTTTCGATCAAATGCGTGAACTGATCGATGATCTTATCGACGACTGTCTTCATCGACTTGGCGTCATGGACCTTGGGTTTCTCGATCGCTAGCGGCTCTCGGGCGGTCAACTCCTCAATGCCTCTCTTCCAGAAGAGCAACCCGTCTGGATCGGAGTGCACGTCGTAACCGACCTTCGGGATAGAATGGATACTCGCGAGGTAAGCCTCGAAATTCGCTTTGCTGGCGAGCATCTCTTCGCGAAGCTTGTCCTTATCTTTTTGACGGACAGCATCGGCCCAGAGTGCCGCAACCTTCTTGTTGACGTTGCTTCGGAGTGCTTCGCTGATGGCGATGGCGTGCTGGATTCCATCCCAGTCCTTCGCAATTGGCAGGGCACGAAGGATGTCTTGCGGAACGAGAATGATTGGGCTGTCTGGATCGTAGGGGTTCGGAATCAGATTCCCTTTGGACGACCCCACCTTCATCTCCTTCGTCGGAATGCCTAACGTCTTGGCAACGCCCTCGTTCAGTTTGACGAGTGCGGGCATGATCACGTTCGTAGTCATGTCACTGATCAGGTCGGGACCGATCTCCTTCTCGAACAGGGACATCGCAACGAACAAATCTGGATCGGTGACGCCGAGGTTCACAATTGCTTTTGCCGTCTCCAGCAACTGTGCCGTCTTCTTGCGCCCAAACGCCGAGCCAGCGGTTGACACGGCGCCGTAACCAAGGCAGGTGCCCCGAATTTCGGGAAATCGGAGCAGATTTGTGGCGGTTTTCCAATAGGTGTCGCCCATGCTCTTGGATTCATGCAGAAACTTGATGACCAGTTTGAAACGCTGCTCGTAGGCCTCTTTCGCGTCTTTGCTAATCGTCGGATTCGAGCTTGCTGCGAGAAGCAAAGGGTCGATGAACAGTGGTGTATCGACGTTCAAACTCGGCTCGAAGAGCCCAAGCGGGGCCCATATATTCGGCTTAACGTTGAAGTGCTTCGTGAAGAGCACGGGTTTCGGCAACTTGGCCACGGTTCCCCCCAGCAGACTCGGGTGTTCTCAATCTTATAGAATTATATACTGGCAGGCGTGCCCGTTGAGGAGGAGGAAGAGAAGCCAGAAAGAGAGGCAACTCGCAACTGAGTGCGCGGCGACCAAGCGCGCAACGCTAGAGATGTACATAGTCCATGCAGGCCTCAGAATCTTTGGAGGCACCTTGGGGACGAGGAGCGCGTCGAAAAAGCACCCGAGAAGTTGTGAAAGCGAAGGGCTTGGAATCTTTGAGGTTTTTCTCTCGATTCGGGGCTCGTCTCTTGACGAAGATTACGGAACTTGAACCCAAAGCCCAGAGGTAGCGGCGGTCTGTGACTTTCAGCGTTCCGAGGTCATGAGTGACACCACTTCCTCCGCGCAGCCCCAGGACAGGGTGACGCCCGCGCCGCCGTGGCCGTAGTTGTGGATGACCTGGCGCTCTCCCACGCGCTCTTCCTCGAGGCGCACTGTGGGGCGTCCGGGTCTCAGGCCCACCTTGTGCTCCAGGACCTGGAAGTGCGCTCCAGCAGGCAGCAGTCGCCGGCAACGCGCGAGGATCTCCTGCGCCTTTGCTGAGTCGGGCACTAGCGACGCGTTCTCGCCCTCGGCCGTCCCTCCCAGGATGCAGTCGGCGGAGCGGGGGATGACGTAGGCAATCCCTCGCTCCTCGCTCTCATCGAAGAAGAAGCGCGACACGGGCGGCGGAGCCACTCGCAGCACTTCGCCTCGAATCGGGAACAGCGAGTCGTCTCCCACCAGCGTGCGCGCCCCCAGGCCCGTGCAGTTCACGACCACCGGAGACTCCCGCCACGCCTCATCCAACGAGCGCACCTCGCGCTGCAGCAGCCGGCCTCCCAGCTCCCGGAACCGCGCCATGAGGAACGGCAGGTAGCGCGGCATCTCGATGATGGGCGCCTCGAACGAGTAGCCGTGCGAGTACCCCGGCACCATCTCCTCCGCGGTGGTCGCACGCAGGCTCGGCACGCAGGGCGCCCACCAGGGCTCGGGCGGCGCCTCGGTGAACAGCTCAACCCCTCGCACCACCTGGATGCCCGCCTCGGGGTTCGCCGACAGCTCGCGCAGCACTTCGAAGGTGCGCCGCGCCCAGCCCGTCACCCGCTCCTGCGGGAAGGCCCGGTACGGGTACCAGACGGCAGCGGCCACATCCGAGGTGGTGTGCGGCGTCAGCTCCCGCGCCCAGAGCTCCACCGTGTGCCCGGCCTCTCGCAGCCGGATGCCGCACGAGAGCCCCGAGACGCCTCCTCCCAGGACCACGACGTGCATGGCGTCCCTCGCCTCACTGCGCCCGGCGCTCGTCCGCCCGGCGGCGGCGCTCGGCCTCGGCGGGCGTCTCCGGCGGCACCAGCGCGTTCGGCCCCCGGCCAATCAAGTCCTTGCGGCCCGCCTGCTCCAGCGCCTCGCGCGCCAGCGGCCAGTGCTCGGGGTTCCAGTAGAGCAGCAGCGCCTTCTGCAGCTTCTTCTCGCGCAGCCCTCGCGCCGTGTACACC
This DNA window, taken from Hyalangium gracile, encodes the following:
- a CDS encoding serine/threonine-protein kinase; this encodes MGKKRPKQEVDPLFLPVGMRVGEWRVQGWRGRGAYGTLYRVERVGQEAAGSFALKLATHPRDERFEREAWLLSRIQSPHVPRFLGQGVWEHACGAFPYVVMDWVEGETLYEWAERRNPTWRQAARLLAQVARALEATHAVGGLHRDVKGENVLVRPADGRAFLTDFGAGHYRGAATLTTKLLPPGTPAYRSPEARGFLRVFLRHPTAHYPASACDDLFALGVMAYRLVTDEYPPSTRPEESGSEVWSANGPGPRPPRELNPRVPLELDAVIQRLLAIAPEERFGGRARDAAEALEQVAESAEAEAEGPLFFWGDEQRPRLRAPGSVRRAELQDASARERALRGAGARSEAEAHREQAAPQRWEPVWGVEMAVALLGLLLAALSVALLYRGQGLAGMASAIVSPKGERVAVGDSITPSATLAPMRSHELPSAIGLALPEKPFPGQRTPPCTRYGEVEIRGGCWYRLGDAPAPCKEDAYDWRGACYLPSYPPRRPSASGTP
- a CDS encoding FAD-dependent oxidoreductase, with translation MHVVVLGGGVSGLSCGIRLREAGHTVELWARELTPHTTSDVAAAVWYPYRAFPQERVTGWARRTFEVLRELSANPEAGIQVVRGVELFTEAPPEPWWAPCVPSLRATTAEEMVPGYSHGYSFEAPIIEMPRYLPFLMARFRELGGRLLQREVRSLDEAWRESPVVVNCTGLGARTLVGDDSLFPIRGEVLRVAPPPVSRFFFDESEERGIAYVIPRSADCILGGTAEGENASLVPDSAKAQEILARCRRLLPAGAHFQVLEHKVGLRPGRPTVRLEEERVGERQVIHNYGHGGAGVTLSWGCAEEVVSLMTSER